A single genomic interval of Mangifera indica cultivar Alphonso chromosome 5, CATAS_Mindica_2.1, whole genome shotgun sequence harbors:
- the LOC123215264 gene encoding phragmoplastin DRP1C-like: MASSVNNSLPCPSCIILAISPANQDIATSDAIKLAREVDPTGERIFEVLTKLDLMDKGTNALDVLEGRAYRLQHPWVGIVNRSQADINKNVDMIAARQKEREYFESSPDYGHLASKMGSEYLAKLLLQHLEVVIRQCKPSIIALINKTIDEINAELDQIGRSIGDDSVAQLYTILEMCRAFEHVFKEHLDGGRRGGDRIYGVFDHRLPAALKKLPFDRHLSTRNVQKVVSEADGYQPHLIAPEQGYRRLFDGSISFFKGPAEASVDAVPFILKELVRKSIAETEELKRFPTLQSDIAAAANDALERFREKGQRTVLRVVDMESSYLTVEFFRKLHLEPEKNLNQQDPNAPNQDRYSDNHFRRIGSNASAYIGMVCDTLRNSIPKAVVYCQIRSAKRSLLNNFYAQVGRKEKERLGAMLDENPQLMER; this comes from the exons ATGGCTTCAAGTGTAAACAATTCTTTGCCCTGT CCTAGCTGCATTATATTGGCTATATCTCCTGCTAATCAAGATATTGCTACATCAGATGCTATAAAGCTTGCAAGAGAGGTTGATCCAACAG GTGAAAGAATTTTTGAAGTGCTGACAAAACTTGATCTGATGGACAAGGGAACCAATGCTCTGGAT GTTCTTGAAGGAAGGGCATACAGGCTGCAACATCCCTGGGTTGGAATTGTAAATCGTTCGCAGGCTGATATCAACAAGAATGTTGACATGATTGCTGCTCGCCAAAAGGAGCGTGAATATTTTGAAAGTAGCCCTGACTATGGACATTTGGCAAGTAAAATGGGATCTGAATATCTTGCAAAACTACTGTTGCAG CATTTGGAAGTTGTTATCAGGCAGTGCAAACCCAGTATCATTGCGTTAATTAATAAGACCATTGATGAGATTAATGCGGAGCTGGACCAGATAGGCAGATCTATTGGAGATGATTCAGTG GCCCAGCTGTATACAATCTTGGAAATGTGTCGTGCATTTGAGCATGTATTCAAGGAACACCTGGACGGAGG GCGACGTGGTGGAGACCGGATATATGGAGTTTTTGACCACCGACTTCCGGCAGCTTTGAAAAAGCTTCCCTTTGATCGGCATCTATCTACAAGAAATGTCCAAAAAGTTGTTTCAGAGGCTGATGGTTACCAGCCACATTTAATTGCTCCAGAACAAGGTTACAGAAGACTCTTTGATGGGTCTATCAGCTTTTTCAAAGGCCCAGCTGAAGCCTCTGTAGATGCT GTACCCTTTATATTGAAAGAACTTGTACGAAAGTCTATTGCTGAGACTgag GAATTAAAGCGGTTTCCAACTCTTCAGTCTGACATAGCTGCTGCTGCAAATGATGCTTTGGAAAGATTCCGTGAAAAAGGCCAGAGAACAGTTTTAAGGGTGGTGGATATGGAATCTAGCTACCTGACGGTTGAGTTTTTCCGAAAGCTTCATCTTGAACCAGAGAAGAATCTTAACCAACAAGACCCAAATGCACCAAATCAGGATCGTTATTCTGACAATCATTTTAGGAGAATTG GGTCAAATGCCAGTGCTTATATTGGCATGGTTTGTGATACATTGAGGAATTCAATTCCCAAAGCTGTGGTGTATTGCCAAATCCGATCGGCCAAGAGATCTCTACTCAATAACTTTTATGCTCAAGTTGGGAGGAAGGAG AAGGAGCGGCTTGGTGCAATGTTGGATGAGAATCCACAACTCATGGAGAGGTGA
- the LOC123217340 gene encoding histone H4, whose translation MSGRGKGGKGLGKGGAKRHRKVLRDNIQGITKPAIRRLARRGGVKRISGLIYEETRGVLKIFLENVIRDAVTYTEHARRKTVTAMDVVYALKRQGRTLYGFGG comes from the coding sequence ATGTCAGGAAGAGGAAAGGGAGGCAAAGGATTGGGAAAGGGAGGAGCAAAGCGGCACCGTAAGGTTCTCAGAGATAACATTCAGGGGATCACGAAGCCGGCAATTCGGCGACTGGCGAGGCGTGGCGGAGTCAAGCGTATCAGCGGTTTAATCTACGAAGAAACTCGCGGCGTTCTCAAGATCTTTCTGGAGAACGTGATTAGAGATGCCGTGACCTACACGGAACACGCTCGTCGGAAGACTGTTACGGCCATGGACGTCGTTTATGCTTTGAAACGACAGGGGCGAACTCTGTATGGTTTCGggggttag
- the LOC123217369 gene encoding two-component response regulator ORR21-like has protein sequence MAALQRPGQQCTGNYGASCNGADVAVLEKFPTGLRVLVVDDDHACLKIVEHMLRRCLYQVTTCSQATVALNTLRQSKGCFDVVLSDVHMPDMDGYKLLEHIGLEMDLPVIMMSADGRVSAVMKGIRHGACDYLIKPIREEELKNLWQHVVRKRLNENKDIEHSGGSIDENDRRKRAGDEVEYASSVDEGTEGTLKAQKKRSTAKEEDDSELENDDPSTAKKPRVVWSVELHQQFVSAVNQLGIDKAVPKRILELMNVPGLTRENVASHLQKFRLYLKRLSGVAQQGGIFSAFCGPVEPNVKLGSLGQFDIQPLAASGQIPPKTLAALHAELLGCPTGNLVTAMDQPGLLQASLQGSKCISAEHGMNFCQPLIKCQPNISKNFPQSMITVDDVATGFGVWTSNDLGAGSVTSGSTLGGLNPQNSNMLIDILHQQQQRQQHHSTLSEPSRSINVQPSCLVVPSCSSASFQAGNSPASVNQSCSYNRSAHIDYSLLSSPNNSVNIGQISDSDLKTTGVLSGYSAPGSISPSASSCSVNADNGTNQQVHNSFAFRAFRQVPGLVPNVADIRTSYGTKSGEVLDQEPLRNLGFIGKATCIPSRLAIDELESPINYLNHGKLNLDNNCNRVKEEPNLEFGDNAKMGVPLLPPNDLMSVFSD, from the exons ATGGCTGCCTTGCAGAGACCAGGGCAACAATGTACTGGTAACTATGGAGCTTCTTGTAATGGAGCTGACGTGGCGGTGCTGGAAAAGTTTCCTACTGGTTTACGGGTTCTTGTTGTGGATGATGACCACGCTTGTTTGAAAATTGTTGAGCATATGCTTCGCCGGTGTCTTTATCAGG TTACAACATGTTCCCAGGCAACTGTTGCGTTGAACACTTTAAGGCAGAGTAAAGGCTGTTTTGATGTAGTGCTAAGCGATGTTCACATGCCCGACATGGATGGCTATAAACTCCTTGAACATATTGGACTTGAAATGGACCTTCCTGTTATCA TGATGTCTGCTGATGGAAGAGTATCTGCTGTTATGAAAGGAATCAGACATGGGGCTTGTGATTACTTGATTAAGCCTATACGTGAGGAAGAGCTTAAAAATTTATGGCAGCATGTTGTCCGGAAAAGgttgaatgaaaataaagacATTGAACATTCAGGAGGCAGCATTGATGAGAATGATCGCCGGAAAAGAGCAGGTGACGAAGTTGAATACGCTTCTTCTGTTGATGAAGGAACAGAAGGAACATTGAAAGCTCAGAAGAAGAGAAGCACtgctaaagaagaagatgacagTGAACTAGAAAATGATGATCCTTCCACAGCAAAGAAACCTCGTGTAGTGTGGTCAGTGGAATTACATCAGCAATTTGTCAGTGCAGTAAATCAGCTTGGGATTGATA AGGCTGTACCAAAGAGAATTCTTGAATTGATGAATGTGCCTGGCTTAACTAGAGAAAATGTTGCGAGTCATTTACAG AAATTCAGACTATATTTGAAGAGATTAAGTGGAGTGGCTCAACAAGGAGGGATTTTTAGTGCTTTCTGTGGGCCTGTAGAACCGAATGTGAAACTTGGTTCGCTTGGACAATTTGACATCCAACCTTTGGCTGCCTCTGGACAAATTCCTCCAAAAACATTAGCAGCCCTGCATGCTGAACTTTTAGGTTGCCCAACTGGTAACTTAGTTACAGCAATGGACCAGCCAGGTCTTCTACAAGCATCTCTACAAGGATCCAAGTGTATTTCAGCCGAACATGGCATGAATTTTTGTCAGCCATTAATAAAATGCCAACCCAACATTTCTAAAAATTTCCCTCAATCCATGATCACTGTTGATGATGTAGCTACTGGGTTTGGAGTGTGGACTTCTAATGATCTTGGTGCAGGTTCTGTAACTTCTGGTAGCACTCTTGGTGGATTGAATCCCCAAAACAGTAACATGCTAATTGATATACTGCACCAGCAGCAGCAACGTCAACAGCATCATTCTACACTCTCTGAACCCAGCCGTTCAATTAATGTGCAGCCTTCTTGTCTTGTGGTCCCATCTTGTTCATCAGCCAGTTTTCAGGCAGGAAATAGTCCTGCTTCTGTCAATCAGAGTTGCAGCTATAATAGAAGTGCTCATATTGATTATAGTCTTCTGTCAAGTCCGAATAACTCAGTTAATATTGGGCAAATCTCTGACTCTGATTTAAAAACTACAGGTGTTCTTAGTGGTTACTCGGCTCCAGGTTCCATTTCTCCTTCTGCATCGTCTTGCTCAGTAAATGCTGATAATGGTACAAACCAGCAAGTTCATAATTCATTTGCCTTTAGAGCTTTCAGACAAGTGCCAGGGCTTGTTCCTAATGTTGCAGATATCCGAACTTCTTATGGTACTAAATCAGGTGAAGTTCTTGATCAAGAACCATTAAGAAATCTAGGATTCATTGGTAAAGCTACATGCATACCAAGTCGCCTGGCAATTGATGAACTTGAATCACCTATCAACTACTTAAACCATGGAAAACTCAATTTGGATAACAATTGTAACAGAGTGAAGGAGGAGCCAAATTTGGAATTTGGGGATAATGCGAAAATGGGTGTCCCATTGTTACCCCCAAATGATCTCATGAGTGTTTTCTCAGATTAG